Genomic segment of Caldisalinibacter kiritimatiensis:
TATAGAGTAGAAATAATATGTTACAAGGGGACGTTTTACCTATCATATATACATTTTTATTGATAAAAACTTACCATAAAATTATAATAAAATAATAATAGAATTAAAATTAGAACATAAGGGTTACAACAGAACAGTTCACTTGTGTTCTAAGGGCGTTATGTTTGTCATGTAAAATATGACAGATCTAACGTCTTTTATTATATATAAAATAATGTTATATTAGATTACTCATTTTTATTACAAAAAAAGGATTTGTTAGTTTATAATCAAAGTAGGTAATTTTTTATGGCAAGATTTGTGGAATAATTAACAAAGTAGGAAAAAGAAAGGAGGACCTCATATTATAGAGGTATTTGGTAGTATAGTAGGTAATATTAGCAAATATTTATGGAACTTATTTTTACCGTTTATGATTTTAGCTGCATTATATGTAAATTACAGAAGAAGACAATACTTTAATGTTATTAGCAAAAAAGATACAACTAAATTGGAATTTTCAAAGATAAAAAATGCCCTTTCTATATCATTATCATCTAAAATTGGTACAGGTGCTGTTATTGGAATTTTAGCAGCTATGTGGAAAGCATCAGATAATGGTGTTGGAGGAGAAGGTATAGTATTATGGGTGTTCATAGGTATGGCTTTATTAGTTCCCCTTACGTATTCGGAAGTTTTCTTTTCTCAAATAGTCAAAAAAGAGCCAAGACAGTTTATAGAACATTATATTAGTAAAAAAGCAGGAGCTATATATGCTGTTTGTTTAGCAATACTTTATTCCTTTGGATTTGCTGGTTTTCAGTTTACAGGAGTACAAAGTGTCGTAAATTTGTTTGCTAAACAAAATTTTAATTATGAGTTTACTCCGAGTGGAAGATTATTCTTTGTTGTATTGCCTATTTTAATATTTGTATCTATTGTCGTACTATCTAAAAGCTATAAGCTTTTCGTAAATGTTTTAGGTTCTATGGTATCCTTTCTAATTGTTCTTTATGCAGTATTTTTCATTGTATTTGCATTCTTAACAAGAGATTTTATTCCAGAATATTTATCTCTGATTTGGAAGGATTTCTTAACATTTAGGTCAGCAACGATGGGAATACCAATAGGACTTATAGTTGGATTTCAAAGAATTATTCAAACAAGTGAGACAGGCCTTGGTACTAGTGCATTAGCAAGTTCAGATAGATTGAATTCTTCAAGAAGAGAGGCTATGTTACAGGCTGTGGCTACAATTATTACAATCTGTAATGCAATTATAATAACATCTTATGTATTTTCGTATGGAAAATATTATGGAACTGGTATAGTGCTTTCAGGTAATGGCCTTGAAAGGATTAGTAGTTATTTACAGAGTGCGTATCAAGTTACAGGATATTTAGGTGAAGGAATAATAATAGCATTCTTCTTATCCTGTGGTTTTACAACAGTATTAAGTTCTTTTCACTTTATTAATACGTCTATTGGCATAAGTGAAAATAAAAGAATTGTATTCTATATATGTTTAATAACAGCATCAGGATTATTAAGTGTTTCAAATTTTGATGTGATATTTGATGCAGTTGATTTATTGATGTTTATAGTTGCATCTATTAATATTATAGCTTTATCAATATTTGCAACTAGAGATATAAATAAATATGATATAAGGAAAATGCAAAATAAAAACAATAATACAAAGAAGGTAGCATAAAAAAGGAGGAATAATGATGGGTAAAAAATATTTAGTAGTTGGTGGGGTTGCTGGCGGAGCTTCTGCAGCAGCAAGATTAAGAAGATTAAATGAAGAGGATAAAGTAATAATATTTGAAAGAGACCCTCATGTTTCATTTTCAAACTGTTGTTTACCATATCATTTAAGTGGTACTGTAGAAGAGAGTGAAAGCTTAGTTCTTATGAACCCAGAAAAGTTTTTAAAGCAATATAATATAGAAGCTAGAGTTCACAACGAAGTAGTAGATATTGATAGAGAAAAGAAAGAAGTAAAAGTTAGAAATGTATTAACTGGAGAAGAGTATACTGAATCTTACGATAAGCTAATATTATCTCCAGGTGCTAAGCCAATAGTTCCACCTATCAAAGGAATTGAAGATGTAAATGTATATACAGTAAGAAACGTTATAGATATAGAAAAGCTTAACAAGTCAGTTAAAGAAATGGGAAAATGTAAAGTTTCAGTAATAGGTGGAGGATTTATAGGAGTTGAAGTTGCTGAAAACTTAAGAGAAGCAGGATATGATGTAACTTTAGTTGAAGCTATGCCTCATATTATGAAACCATTTGATTATGATATGGCTCAAATTTTACACAAAGAATTGCATGACCATGGAGTAAACCTAATTGTAGGGGATAAAGTTAGTGCATTTGAAAAAGATACTGTTATTTTAGAATCAGGTAATAAAATAGAAGCTCAAGTAGTAGTTATGGCTATAGGTGTAGCTCCTGTAACTGAACTTGCAGAAAAGGCTGGACTTGAAATAGGAGAAACAAGAGCTATAAAAGTAGATCAAAACTATAAAACTAGCGATAAAGATATTTATGCAGTTGGAGATGCTATAGAAGTACATCATGCTTTAACAGGAAGAACTACTAGATTACCATTGGCAGGACCAGCTCAAAAACAAGCAAGACAAGTAGCAGATCACATCCATGGAAGAGTTGTAAGAAATACAGGATA
This window contains:
- a CDS encoding alanine:cation symporter family protein codes for the protein MILAALYVNYRRRQYFNVISKKDTTKLEFSKIKNALSISLSSKIGTGAVIGILAAMWKASDNGVGGEGIVLWVFIGMALLVPLTYSEVFFSQIVKKEPRQFIEHYISKKAGAIYAVCLAILYSFGFAGFQFTGVQSVVNLFAKQNFNYEFTPSGRLFFVVLPILIFVSIVVLSKSYKLFVNVLGSMVSFLIVLYAVFFIVFAFLTRDFIPEYLSLIWKDFLTFRSATMGIPIGLIVGFQRIIQTSETGLGTSALASSDRLNSSRREAMLQAVATIITICNAIIITSYVFSYGKYYGTGIVLSGNGLERISSYLQSAYQVTGYLGEGIIIAFFLSCGFTTVLSSFHFINTSIGISENKRIVFYICLITASGLLSVSNFDVIFDAVDLLMFIVASINIIALSIFATRDINKYDIRKMQNKNNNTKKVA
- a CDS encoding FAD-dependent oxidoreductase, with product MGKKYLVVGGVAGGASAAARLRRLNEEDKVIIFERDPHVSFSNCCLPYHLSGTVEESESLVLMNPEKFLKQYNIEARVHNEVVDIDREKKEVKVRNVLTGEEYTESYDKLILSPGAKPIVPPIKGIEDVNVYTVRNVIDIEKLNKSVKEMGKCKVSVIGGGFIGVEVAENLREAGYDVTLVEAMPHIMKPFDYDMAQILHKELHDHGVNLIVGDKVSAFEKDTVILESGNKIEAQVVVMAIGVAPVTELAEKAGLEIGETRAIKVDQNYKTSDKDIYAVGDAIEVHHALTGRTTRLPLAGPAQKQARQVADHIHGRVVRNTGYIGSSVLKCFDYNAASTGLNEEMIEAFNLDIKYEVVKVIPGDKVGLMPGCEPVHFKLLFEIPTGKVLGAQAVGKGNVDKRIDVIATAIKFGATVDDLRDLELCYAPPFGTAKDVVNFAGYVATNILHGDFKQVREKDIRGLVQSGACIIDVREKDEYELSHIKGAKNIPLSELRQRLDEIPKDEPVYLHCRSAQRSYNAVMALQHLGFENVYNISGGFLGLSFYEYFNDQTTDREMIVTDYNFD